AATAAACCGTTTTCCAAAAAGCgagaaaaaattacacacaagTCGCTTCTTCAAAATTTGCATCATTGACTTGGCGCAAAAAACAATTAAACCCTTGATCCTATAGCCTTTTAAAAGTTAATTACAACTATAAGCAAATTTAACGATATAAAACTTACGTTCGAAGCGCGTTACTGCCACTCGATATTATTCGGTAGTGTGCAGGCAAATTCGTTAAAATCTGTTTCACGGTATCGATGTGAATGGGTGTCCTGCGGTAGTGGTATTCTATGGTCCGTTACTGGTGTAGTATTTCTACTGTCACGACTGTCATCGTACTCGTGTTACTGACCATGTAGAGGCAAACGCactgaaaaaattttcgcatcgcgATAGAAAATGCATTTAGGCACAATGATTTGTTGTTACTGATGTTGCTTTTATATTTCGGTTAAACCGGCAAATTGACATAATCTGAACATGGCTACTGTTAAAGTAACCGAACAGAAAGTCATTCTATGCGGGGAATACGGTGTCGGGAAAACGTCTATATTCAGGCGTTTCGCGAACAACACTTTTGTAGCGAGCAACGATAGAAAATCGACCCTCGGTCTCGATAATATCGACAAAGAGTATGTCGTCGAAGACAGACGAATACGGgtaatgtatttatatatatagacAATCCTTGAAATGAGATTGATGTTCTCGCCTTctataaataaacaatacaCGGTTTGGGGATTCCTGTATGTCAAAACTTCATTTATTTCAAACATATGATCAATTCGTTCAAGTTTTTACTTATattgaacgtataacttaatttAACTTTTCAGTTGCAATTATGGGATACTGGTGGCATGGAAAGAGTTGCATCCATAACGTCGAGTTATTACAAGTTCGCGGAAGCTGCTATTTTAGTGTTCGCATTAGACAATTCAACGTCTTTCCACCTTTTGTCTCAGCATTTGCTGGATATTGTAACATACGCtgaaaatgcaaaaatatttctttgtggAAATAAAAGCGATCTAGAAAGTGTAGCTCCGCAAGTTACAGATGCGGAAATGGAACAATTTTGGTAAACTTTGTAACGATTTAACTATTAGTCTCGATACGATGTATAATTTGtacatattaataaataataatattcgttgCAGTGAACAATGCCACAATTTAATCTCTGGTATATACAAAACATCGTGTAAAACTGGAGAAGGtatacaagaaatgtttgaagataTAGCTCAACATTTGGTCGAAGCTAACAGATCGCGCATGGAACTGCACGAAATGGACAAAGACAgatttaaaatttcatacaTTGACGAAGCTACCGATCCATCGTGTTTGTGCTAAACAGTGAACATTGGCAAACATATACTCGTGGTACAACGTTTTTATAACTCGACGAACTCGACACACGGTAATAAAGTGCGAGAAGTAAAAGTCTCCTTTTTGTATTAAGTAACTATCGTGAATGACTTTTCTATGAGGAAAAGCATTATGAAAAAAAGTGGGAGAAGAAGGGAAATATTAACACAAAATTTATACACAATTATCGTCAAAccttaaatttttaaaactaaaaaattttaaataaaaatttattacacatCAAGAAGTATTTTACGTAATTAGGCTCGATATATTTCTGTGACTTACGGTCAGTA
This window of the Ptiloglossa arizonensis isolate GNS036 chromosome 5, iyPtiAriz1_principal, whole genome shotgun sequence genome carries:
- the Rabx6 gene encoding RAS oncogene family member RabX6 translates to MATVKVTEQKVILCGEYGVGKTSIFRRFANNTFVASNDRKSTLGLDNIDKEYVVEDRRIRLQLWDTGGMERVASITSSYYKFAEAAILVFALDNSTSFHLLSQHLLDIVTYAENAKIFLCGNKSDLESVAPQVTDAEMEQFCEQCHNLISGIYKTSCKTGEGIQEMFEDIAQHLVEANRSRMELHEMDKDRFKISYIDEATDPSCLC